One part of the Desulfurella sp. genome encodes these proteins:
- a CDS encoding acetyl-CoA carboxylase biotin carboxylase subunit family protein yields the protein WFCQIDSLKHLKYVVNEKKFNLVIKPADSRGARGVLRITKDIDLDWAYNYSLSYSPSKRVLVEEFIDGPQISTEAVIIDGNGVNVGFSERNYEYIDKFAPYIIENGGQMPSSLPQKIKNEISSLTLEAGKAIGIYNGTVKGDMIYSSEGAKVIEVAARLSGGFFSTDQIPLSTGVNLVETAIKIALGEQVA from the coding sequence TGGTTTTGTCAAATAGATTCACTTAAGCATCTTAAATATGTTGTTAATGAAAAGAAATTTAACCTTGTAATAAAGCCTGCAGACAGCAGAGGAGCAAGGGGCGTTCTAAGAATAACAAAAGATATAGATTTAGATTGGGCTTACAATTATTCTTTATCGTATTCTCCATCAAAAAGAGTTTTAGTGGAGGAGTTTATTGATGGTCCTCAAATTAGCACAGAAGCTGTTATTATTGATGGAAATGGTGTAAATGTGGGTTTTAGCGAAAGAAATTACGAATACATTGATAAATTTGCCCCATACATTATAGAAAATGGTGGGCAAATGCCATCGTCTTTACCCCAAAAAATAAAAAATGAGATTTCAAGTTTAACACTTGAAGCTGGCAAGGCAATTGGTATTTATAATGGCACCGTTAAAGGTGATATGATTTATTCAAGCGAAGGTGCAAAAGTTATAGAAGTGGCAGCTAGACTTTCCGGAGGTTTTTTTAGCACTGACCAAATACCTCTTTCAACAGGTGTTAATTTGGTGGAGACTGCCATTAAAATTGCTTTAGGTGAACAAGTTGC